A single region of the Streptomyces sp. NBC_00236 genome encodes:
- a CDS encoding RNHCP domain-containing protein, giving the protein MPRRANNSSTRTRGTRRPQRRKDVLHHQGGHRRHDFKCVGCRLIVSLDAPGTTHRNHCPNCLVSLHVDRRIPGDRAAACRGRMEALSMSVRPDGEWMIIHHCQSCGELSANRIAGDDNALALVRLALRPLRDSSIAHRTLLQL; this is encoded by the coding sequence GTGCCGAGACGAGCGAACAACTCCAGCACACGTACGCGGGGAACACGGCGGCCACAGCGGCGCAAGGACGTCCTGCACCACCAAGGAGGTCACCGGCGACACGACTTCAAGTGCGTGGGCTGCCGACTGATCGTGTCCCTGGACGCGCCGGGCACCACCCACCGAAATCACTGCCCGAACTGCCTGGTCAGCCTGCACGTCGACCGCCGGATCCCGGGTGACCGGGCAGCAGCCTGCCGTGGACGGATGGAAGCGCTGAGCATGTCCGTGCGACCCGACGGTGAGTGGATGATCATTCACCACTGCCAGTCCTGCGGTGAGCTCAGCGCCAACCGGATCGCCGGTGACGACAACGCACTGGCCCTGGTGCGCCTCGCACTGAGACCGCTGCGGGACAGCAGCATCGCCCACCGAACGCTGCTCCAGCTGTGA
- a CDS encoding oxygenase MpaB family protein → MDNPSRRKMLLAGGALGAMGALSAASPASARSLWTWSPAGSVAGAGAGVDPEWVWDDEADPVLAAVIERGDVPNVNRLLKQWTRNDQPLPDGLPGDVREFMEYARRMPSWADRTKLDRASKFSKTKGIYVGALYGLGSGMLSTAIPREARAVYYSKGGADMKDRIAKTAKLGYDVGDLYAYLPQGSMIVTTVKTRMVHAAVRHLLPQSPSWPQTSGGQTIPISQADILVTWHSLATFVMRKLKDWGVKVSTADADAYLHVWQVTAHMLGVRDEYIPVSWDAANAQSKQVLDPILARTDEGEALTEVLLDIVAEIDAGLTRPLISAFSRYTLSDRVGDMIGLSREPLLQPLIATAWPLLVAFREGLISFPVIPGIAWTLEEAIRRFVLLFLSEASPIAIDIPDMNRPS, encoded by the coding sequence ATGGACAATCCGAGCAGACGAAAGATGTTGTTGGCGGGCGGGGCCCTGGGAGCCATGGGGGCGCTGAGTGCGGCCTCGCCGGCCAGTGCCCGGTCCCTGTGGACCTGGTCACCCGCGGGTTCAGTGGCGGGCGCGGGAGCGGGTGTCGATCCGGAATGGGTATGGGACGACGAGGCGGACCCGGTCCTCGCCGCTGTGATCGAACGTGGTGATGTGCCCAACGTCAACAGGCTGCTGAAGCAGTGGACCCGCAACGACCAGCCGCTGCCCGACGGGCTCCCCGGTGATGTGCGGGAGTTCATGGAGTACGCCCGCCGGATGCCGTCCTGGGCGGACAGGACCAAGCTCGACCGCGCCTCCAAGTTCAGCAAGACCAAGGGGATCTACGTCGGTGCCCTGTACGGGCTCGGCAGCGGCATGCTGAGCACCGCCATTCCCCGTGAGGCGCGGGCGGTCTACTACTCCAAGGGCGGCGCGGACATGAAGGACCGCATCGCCAAGACCGCGAAACTCGGTTACGACGTCGGGGACCTGTACGCGTACCTGCCGCAGGGCTCGATGATCGTGACGACCGTGAAGACGCGGATGGTGCACGCCGCCGTGCGGCATCTGCTTCCGCAGTCCCCGTCCTGGCCGCAGACCAGCGGTGGCCAGACGATCCCGATCAGTCAGGCGGACATCCTGGTCACCTGGCACAGCCTGGCCACGTTCGTCATGCGCAAGCTGAAGGACTGGGGCGTCAAGGTCAGCACCGCCGACGCGGATGCCTACCTGCACGTGTGGCAGGTGACCGCGCACATGCTCGGCGTACGGGACGAGTACATCCCCGTCAGCTGGGACGCGGCCAACGCCCAGTCCAAGCAGGTCCTAGACCCGATCCTGGCCCGCACCGACGAAGGGGAGGCACTGACCGAGGTCCTCCTGGACATCGTGGCGGAGATCGACGCAGGTCTGACGCGCCCTCTGATCAGCGCGTTCTCCAGGTACACGCTCAGCGACCGGGTCGGCGACATGATCGGTCTGTCCAGGGAGCCCCTCCTGCAACCGCTCATCGCCACGGCCTGGCCGTTGTTGGTGGCCTTCAGGGAAGGACTCATCTCCTTCCCCGTCATCCCGGGGATCGCCTGGACTCTGGAGGAGGCCATCCGCCGGTTCGTCCTGCTCTTCCTCTCCGAGGCCAGCCCGATCGCCATCGACATCCCGGACATGAACCGTCCGTCGTGA
- a CDS encoding transketolase family protein — MDTMRDRFIATTTRLLDEDPRLALVLAEISRDGFGRAERDHPDRVVNVGIREQLLVGAGAGMALTGMRPIVHTFASFLVERPFEQVKLDFGHQGVGGVLVSAGASYDWPAGGFTHMAPGDVALMDTLDGWTIHVPGHPDEAETLLREAAAGDGRVYVRLSLQSNDRARPVGGAGGFTTVREGTGGVVIAVGPMLDNVLAATEGLDVTVLYATTVRPFDARGLRRAAGDRATADVVIVEPYLAGTSTGPANDALAALPHRILGLGVAREELRRYGQMDEHLAAHGLDPRGLRDRISGFLGG, encoded by the coding sequence ATGGACACGATGCGTGACCGCTTCATCGCCACCACCACACGGCTGCTCGACGAGGATCCCCGTCTGGCACTCGTACTCGCCGAGATCAGCCGCGACGGATTCGGCCGGGCCGAACGGGACCATCCCGACCGGGTCGTGAACGTCGGCATCCGTGAGCAGCTGCTCGTCGGGGCCGGAGCCGGGATGGCGCTCACCGGGATGCGGCCGATCGTGCACACCTTCGCGAGTTTCCTGGTGGAGCGGCCGTTCGAGCAGGTGAAGCTGGACTTCGGGCATCAGGGGGTCGGCGGGGTGCTGGTGAGCGCCGGCGCCTCGTACGACTGGCCGGCCGGCGGGTTCACTCACATGGCCCCGGGAGACGTCGCGCTCATGGACACCCTGGACGGCTGGACGATTCACGTTCCGGGCCATCCCGACGAGGCCGAGACACTGCTGCGGGAGGCAGCCGCCGGGGACGGGCGGGTCTACGTGAGGCTGTCACTGCAGTCCAACGACCGGGCACGCCCGGTGGGCGGGGCGGGCGGGTTCACCACCGTGCGCGAGGGGACGGGCGGGGTGGTGATCGCCGTCGGGCCGATGCTCGACAACGTTCTCGCCGCGACGGAGGGACTCGACGTGACCGTGTTGTACGCGACCACCGTGCGGCCGTTCGACGCCCGCGGACTCCGCCGGGCGGCGGGTGACCGGGCCACCGCCGACGTGGTGATCGTCGAGCCGTATCTGGCGGGTACCTCGACGGGCCCGGCCAACGACGCGCTCGCCGCCCTCCCCCACCGGATCCTGGGGCTCGGCGTGGCCCGCGAGGAGCTGCGGCGGTACGGGCAGATGGACGAGCACCTCGCGGCGCACGGTCTGGACCCGCGCGGCCTGCGGGACCGGATCAGCGGCTTCCTGGGCGGGTGA
- a CDS encoding NAD-dependent epimerase/dehydratase family protein yields MTATHDLHVVLGAGPAGTALAAELARRGHPVRLVDRSGEGAAPTGVDRFAADVATAEGARAAVQGAAVVYHCVNVGYHLQVEVMPRIQQAVLTATGAAGARLVVLDTLYPYGETHGAVMTEDTPWNATTRKGRMRAELDARYLAAHADGRLRVVLGRSADFVGPGVLHSTLGGAVFPAALTGGEVPAFGDIDLPHSYTYIGDVAAGLATLGENPDGDGRVWHLPTAPALTTRQILTMVEERVGRPLNLTVVAQPRPFGPFDEVFMAEYAEMFYQHTEAQIVDSSAIEKAYGLMPRPLDAAVDRTLAWYGELLAAS; encoded by the coding sequence GTCGCGGGCATCCCGTGCGGCTCGTCGACCGGTCGGGCGAGGGGGCCGCACCGACGGGTGTCGACCGGTTCGCCGCCGATGTGGCTACTGCGGAGGGTGCCCGTGCGGCCGTACAGGGTGCGGCCGTCGTGTATCACTGCGTGAACGTCGGCTACCACCTCCAGGTGGAGGTCATGCCGCGGATCCAGCAGGCCGTCCTGACAGCCACCGGGGCGGCCGGCGCTCGCCTCGTCGTCCTCGACACCCTCTATCCGTACGGAGAGACGCACGGTGCGGTGATGACCGAGGACACCCCGTGGAACGCGACCACCCGCAAGGGCCGGATGCGTGCGGAGCTGGACGCCCGCTACCTGGCCGCCCATGCCGACGGCCGGCTGCGCGTCGTACTGGGCCGGTCGGCCGACTTCGTGGGGCCGGGGGTCCTCCACTCCACCCTGGGCGGGGCGGTGTTCCCGGCCGCGCTGACCGGGGGAGAGGTCCCGGCGTTCGGTGACATCGACCTGCCGCACAGCTACACGTACATCGGTGACGTGGCGGCGGGTCTTGCGACGCTGGGCGAGAACCCGGACGGTGACGGCCGGGTCTGGCACCTGCCCACGGCTCCGGCGCTCACCACCCGGCAGATCCTGACCATGGTGGAGGAACGCGTCGGGCGCCCCCTGAACCTGACCGTCGTGGCGCAGCCGCGTCCGTTCGGCCCGTTCGACGAGGTGTTCATGGCGGAGTACGCGGAGATGTTCTACCAGCACACGGAGGCCCAGATCGTCGACTCCTCGGCCATCGAGAAGGCGTACGGACTGATGCCCCGTCCCCTTGACGCCGCGGTCGACCGGACGCTTGCGTGGTACGGGGAACTCCTGGCCGCATCCTGA
- a CDS encoding RNHCP domain-containing protein, with protein sequence MSSTSKTPSTSPNTVLAGTFTCAWCGLTVSAATGDGTQRNHCPSCLHSQHVLDHVEGGTSECRGRMSPISVAVLRTGDWMVIHRCVRCDELTSSPICADDNQLILMRMAVRPLAQPPFPLEAFGDL encoded by the coding sequence GTGTCCAGTACCAGCAAAACTCCCTCCACCTCTCCGAACACCGTTCTGGCCGGCACCTTCACCTGTGCCTGGTGCGGCCTGACGGTATCCGCCGCCACCGGCGACGGCACCCAGCGAAACCACTGCCCGTCGTGCCTGCACTCGCAGCACGTTCTCGACCATGTCGAGGGCGGCACCAGCGAATGCCGGGGGCGGATGTCGCCGATCTCCGTCGCCGTGCTGCGTACCGGTGACTGGATGGTCATCCATCGTTGCGTGCGCTGCGACGAGCTGACCTCCAGCCCCATCTGCGCCGACGACAACCAGCTCATCCTGATGCGCATGGCCGTGCGCCCTCTGGCGCAACCACCGTTCCCGCTCGAAGCATTCGGCGACCTGTAA
- a CDS encoding transketolase, which translates to MTNTTAAPASTYTDLPRLMSLMTGDEKHGPAATSTLDALWVLYDRVLRVSPQTADAPDRDRFLLSKGHGPMAYYAVLAAHGFFDEALLAGFGSYGSPLGHHPDRLLVPGAEVGSGSLGHGLPLAVGSVLGLRAQGLTGPRVWVLTGDAELDEGSNHEAIAYAGPAGLEQLHTVVIDNASATYGRPGGIAERFATAGWSVASVDGRDHEALYAAFTAAHPGQPRAVVARVAPKN; encoded by the coding sequence ATGACGAACACGACCGCCGCACCGGCGTCCACTTACACCGACCTGCCCCGCCTGATGAGCCTGATGACGGGCGACGAGAAGCACGGCCCCGCCGCGACCTCGACCCTGGACGCACTGTGGGTGCTGTACGACCGGGTGCTGCGGGTGTCACCGCAGACCGCCGACGCGCCGGACCGCGACCGGTTCCTGCTGTCGAAGGGGCACGGCCCGATGGCGTACTACGCCGTCCTCGCCGCGCACGGGTTCTTCGACGAGGCACTGCTGGCGGGCTTCGGCTCGTACGGCTCGCCGCTCGGTCACCATCCCGACCGGCTGCTGGTGCCCGGCGCCGAGGTCGGCAGCGGCTCACTGGGGCACGGCCTGCCCCTCGCCGTGGGGAGCGTGCTGGGACTGCGGGCCCAGGGGCTCACCGGACCGCGGGTGTGGGTGCTGACCGGCGACGCCGAACTGGACGAGGGCAGCAATCACGAGGCGATCGCCTACGCCGGTCCGGCCGGCCTGGAGCAGCTGCACACCGTGGTGATCGACAACGCGTCGGCAACATACGGACGCCCCGGCGGGATCGCGGAGCGGTTCGCGACCGCGGGCTGGTCGGTCGCGTCGGTGGACGGACGCGACCACGAAGCTCTGTACGCCGCCTTCACCGCGGCGCATCCCGGGCAACCGCGGGCCGTGGTCGCCCGGGTCGCCCCCAAGAACTGA
- a CDS encoding SAM-dependent methyltransferase yields MDLPRIFTIRESGHRIHNPLTADKFATLGASLRLPAGTQVLDLASGSGEMLCTWARGLGFSGTGVDISSLFTEQARARAAELDVADRVEFVHGDAAGHVADRPVDLAACVGATWIGNGVAGTVELLERSLRPGGMMLIGEPFWRRTPPDEETAKACHATSIADFLELHGLIGQFQDLGYDVVEMMLADQDSWDRYAAAQWLSMRRWLDGNPDDDMAPEVREELTTEPAHYARYGREYLGWGVFALMKR; encoded by the coding sequence GTGGACCTTCCCCGCATTTTCACCATCCGCGAGAGCGGCCACCGCATCCACAACCCGCTGACCGCGGACAAGTTCGCCACCCTGGGCGCATCGCTCCGCCTCCCCGCCGGGACCCAGGTGCTCGATCTGGCGAGCGGCTCGGGCGAGATGCTGTGCACCTGGGCACGCGGCCTGGGCTTCTCGGGCACGGGCGTGGACATCAGCAGCCTCTTCACCGAGCAGGCCCGGGCCCGCGCCGCCGAACTCGACGTCGCCGACCGGGTCGAGTTCGTGCACGGCGACGCCGCCGGCCACGTCGCGGACCGGCCGGTCGACCTGGCCGCCTGCGTCGGCGCTACCTGGATCGGCAACGGCGTCGCCGGAACGGTCGAACTGTTGGAGCGCAGCCTCCGCCCCGGAGGGATGATGCTGATCGGCGAGCCGTTCTGGCGGCGGACCCCTCCGGACGAGGAGACCGCCAAGGCGTGCCACGCCACCTCCATCGCTGACTTCCTGGAACTCCACGGCCTGATCGGGCAGTTCCAGGACCTCGGATACGACGTCGTGGAAATGATGCTGGCCGATCAGGACAGCTGGGACCGCTACGCCGCCGCCCAGTGGCTCAGCATGCGCCGCTGGCTCGACGGGAACCCGGACGACGACATGGCCCCCGAGGTACGGGAGGAGCTCACCACCGAGCCCGCCCACTACGCGCGCTACGGGCGTGAGTACCTCGGCTGGGGAGTCTTCGCCCTCATGAAGCGCTGA
- a CDS encoding alpha/beta fold hydrolase, which produces MPVITTRDGLDIFYKDWGRGRPVVFIHGWPLNGDAWQDQLKAVADAGFRGIAHDRRGHGRSTPVYDGYDFDTFADDLNDLITQLDLRDVTLVAHSMGGGELARYIGRHGTDRIKSAVLLSAVPPLMLQGPDNPEGVPQSVFDGIKDGILTERSQFWKDTAVGFFGANRDGNKVTQGNKDAFWYMAMAQTIEGGVDCVDAFASTDFHEDLKKFDVPTLVVHGDDDQIVPIDATGRKSAKLIANATLKVYEGGSHGIALVPGDKEKFNQDLLDFLKS; this is translated from the coding sequence ATGCCGGTCATCACCACCCGTGACGGTCTCGACATCTTCTACAAGGACTGGGGCCGGGGCCGCCCCGTGGTGTTCATCCACGGCTGGCCGCTCAACGGCGACGCCTGGCAGGACCAGCTGAAGGCGGTCGCGGACGCCGGGTTCCGCGGCATCGCGCACGACCGCCGGGGGCACGGCCGCTCCACGCCGGTGTACGACGGGTACGACTTCGACACCTTCGCGGACGACCTCAACGACCTGATCACCCAGCTGGACCTGCGGGACGTGACCCTGGTGGCACACTCGATGGGCGGTGGCGAACTGGCCCGCTACATCGGCCGTCACGGCACCGACCGCATCAAGTCCGCCGTTCTGCTCTCCGCGGTCCCCCCGCTGATGCTCCAGGGGCCCGACAACCCCGAGGGCGTGCCGCAGTCCGTCTTCGACGGCATCAAGGACGGCATCCTCACCGAACGCTCACAGTTCTGGAAGGACACCGCGGTCGGCTTCTTCGGTGCCAACCGGGACGGCAACAAGGTCACCCAGGGCAACAAGGACGCCTTCTGGTACATGGCCATGGCCCAGACCATCGAGGGCGGCGTGGACTGTGTGGACGCCTTCGCGTCGACGGACTTCCACGAGGACCTCAAGAAGTTCGACGTGCCGACCCTGGTGGTGCACGGTGACGACGACCAGATCGTCCCGATCGACGCGACCGGCCGCAAGTCCGCGAAGCTCATCGCGAACGCCACGCTCAAGGTGTACGAAGGCGGCTCCCACGGCATCGCCCTGGTGCCCGGCGACAAGGAGAAGTTCAACCAGGACCTGCTGGACTTCCTCAAGAGCTGA
- a CDS encoding MerR family transcriptional regulator — MDWPIAEVARMSGVTARTLRHYDEVGLLPPARIGSNGHRYYEEHQLLRLQQILVLRALGVGLPEVGRILAEQVDEVDALRGHHRRLLAERDRLDALAGTVSRTIADLEQSRKDGNPMTVNRPENLFEGIQPSQYQESLHGFPEHAEEVARRVAVMTPQDIEAGQRERTAQMIRLAELMAAEQPADAEPVQAEIDAQYRALAQLRTVSAEEYRAIGRSCVDNDAWRAAYEAIAPGLAAYQRDAIEAYATTRLS, encoded by the coding sequence ATGGACTGGCCTATCGCGGAGGTCGCTCGGATGTCGGGCGTGACCGCCCGGACCCTGCGGCACTACGACGAGGTCGGCCTGCTGCCGCCTGCCCGGATCGGGTCCAACGGCCACCGCTACTACGAGGAGCACCAGCTGCTGCGGCTGCAGCAGATCCTCGTGCTGAGGGCGCTGGGCGTAGGGCTTCCCGAGGTCGGCCGGATCCTGGCTGAACAGGTCGACGAGGTGGACGCTCTGCGCGGCCACCACCGGCGGCTGCTGGCCGAGCGGGACCGGCTCGATGCCCTGGCAGGCACCGTCTCCCGCACGATCGCCGATCTGGAACAGTCCAGAAAGGACGGCAACCCCATGACTGTCAACCGACCGGAGAACCTGTTCGAGGGTATCCAGCCCTCCCAGTACCAGGAGAGTCTGCACGGCTTCCCCGAGCACGCTGAGGAAGTCGCCCGCAGGGTCGCCGTGATGACCCCGCAGGACATCGAGGCCGGGCAGCGCGAGCGCACCGCGCAGATGATCCGGCTGGCGGAGCTGATGGCCGCCGAGCAACCGGCCGACGCCGAGCCGGTACAGGCCGAGATCGACGCGCAGTACCGGGCCCTGGCCCAGCTGCGAACCGTCTCCGCCGAGGAATACCGCGCCATCGGACGCTCCTGCGTGGACAACGACGCCTGGCGCGCCGCGTACGAGGCGATCGCACCCGGCCTGGCCGCGTACCAGCGCGACGCCATCGAGGCGTACGCCACCACCCGGCTCAGCTGA
- a CDS encoding molybdopterin cofactor-binding domain-containing protein: MKSTDRRAGPGPGEPPQSGAGSVGRRRFLGYVLAAPTLMTAAEIGTAPKAAADGIPSAELTALVDLNDLMTAAALPTSGLITVTVETDGTVALALPRAEVGQGITTSTAMLIAEEMDVPLDRVRVTLADARPELVFNQLTGGSNTTMATYTPVRVAAAVARGRLMQAAATELRSSVGELTWRAGVVTDGAGRSIGIGALAGKAAGGSTRQVSVELKARDEFTVIGTPRGRIDALAAVTGRKKFTLDLAVPDALPTMVCRPPTINGKVGSVANLDEILGMPGVTDAVVISTGVAVRARTFGQCIDAVRALRVAWKPGTAQGKSDDTVLKELRAAELPLGPRPLPAQTLENEFVFHFRSNSALEPNCAIADVRPGRAEVWASLKSPIVAQQTIAAKLALPLSAVTVHVAEGGGSFGRKLFFDATLEAVEVSKKIGKPVRLMWHRADDSRQGRTHPMSTSRVRVAYVGNTVLGYTQRHTSVATDFGHGFGEIVTAMAAKLPVGDLTFSETYFQLSRSMPYNFGVDSQLLNETDKSFNTGSMRNVYGPDVTCARELIVDRLAGKMGKDPYAFRRAFLGDARARAALERVAAAGNWGRAMPAGTAQGIALQTEYHGVSAVLVEIDCRPGTINRPVRDGVTGPRVTKAVCAVDVGLAINPRGLEAQMMGCLMDGIAQTLTAGLHVRDGYFLEASWDNYFYTRQWNTPPELDIIIMPDTGGKPGGAGELGVAASMAAVACAYGRATGTMPTTFPINHGTLSFEPKPTVPPVPQSPTDGLDHAY; this comes from the coding sequence ATGAAGAGCACTGACCGCCGGGCCGGACCTGGGCCGGGGGAACCTCCGCAGTCCGGAGCAGGCTCGGTGGGCCGGCGCCGGTTCCTCGGGTACGTTCTCGCGGCCCCGACTCTCATGACCGCGGCCGAGATCGGTACGGCGCCGAAAGCCGCGGCGGACGGAATTCCCTCGGCGGAGCTCACGGCGCTGGTCGACCTCAACGACCTGATGACCGCGGCGGCGCTGCCGACCTCGGGCCTGATCACGGTCACGGTGGAGACGGACGGCACCGTGGCCCTGGCACTGCCACGTGCCGAGGTGGGACAGGGCATCACCACGTCGACAGCCATGCTGATCGCCGAGGAGATGGATGTTCCCCTGGACCGGGTACGAGTGACCCTGGCCGACGCCCGGCCGGAACTGGTCTTCAACCAGCTCACCGGCGGCTCGAACACCACCATGGCCACCTACACCCCGGTCCGGGTCGCCGCGGCCGTCGCCCGGGGCCGCCTGATGCAGGCAGCAGCCACCGAACTCCGCTCATCCGTCGGCGAGCTCACGTGGAGGGCCGGAGTCGTCACCGACGGCGCGGGCCGCAGCATCGGTATCGGCGCCCTGGCCGGCAAGGCCGCCGGGGGCAGTACCCGGCAGGTATCGGTGGAGTTGAAGGCGCGTGATGAGTTCACCGTCATCGGCACGCCGCGCGGCCGGATCGACGCGCTCGCCGCAGTCACCGGCCGTAAGAAGTTCACACTGGACCTCGCAGTGCCCGATGCCCTGCCGACGATGGTGTGCCGGCCGCCGACCATCAACGGCAAGGTCGGCTCGGTGGCCAATCTCGACGAGATCCTCGGCATGCCGGGTGTCACCGACGCCGTGGTGATCTCGACCGGAGTGGCGGTGCGGGCACGGACCTTCGGGCAGTGCATCGATGCGGTACGGGCCCTGCGAGTGGCCTGGAAACCCGGAACCGCCCAGGGCAAGTCCGACGACACCGTGCTCAAGGAGCTGCGTGCCGCCGAACTGCCGCTCGGTCCGCGCCCACTGCCGGCGCAGACCCTGGAGAACGAATTCGTCTTCCACTTCCGCAGCAACAGTGCGCTGGAGCCCAACTGCGCGATCGCAGACGTACGCCCCGGCCGCGCGGAGGTCTGGGCGAGCCTGAAGTCGCCGATCGTCGCCCAGCAGACGATCGCGGCCAAGCTGGCGCTTCCCCTCAGCGCGGTGACCGTGCATGTCGCGGAGGGCGGAGGCTCCTTCGGGCGCAAGCTGTTCTTCGACGCCACGCTGGAGGCCGTCGAGGTGTCGAAGAAGATCGGCAAGCCCGTACGGCTCATGTGGCACCGGGCAGACGACTCACGCCAGGGTCGCACCCACCCGATGTCGACCTCGCGCGTGCGCGTCGCCTACGTCGGCAACACCGTGCTCGGCTACACACAACGGCACACCAGCGTCGCCACGGACTTCGGCCACGGGTTCGGCGAGATCGTCACCGCCATGGCGGCCAAGCTGCCGGTGGGCGATCTCACCTTCTCCGAGACGTACTTCCAGCTCTCCCGCTCGATGCCGTACAACTTCGGCGTCGACAGCCAACTGCTCAACGAAACCGACAAGAGCTTCAACACCGGCAGCATGCGCAACGTCTACGGCCCCGACGTCACCTGCGCCAGGGAACTCATCGTCGACCGGCTCGCGGGGAAGATGGGGAAGGACCCCTACGCCTTCCGTCGCGCATTCCTCGGCGACGCCCGTGCCCGGGCGGCACTTGAGCGGGTCGCAGCGGCGGGGAACTGGGGGCGTGCGATGCCCGCCGGTACCGCGCAGGGAATCGCGCTGCAGACCGAGTACCACGGCGTCAGCGCCGTACTGGTGGAGATCGACTGCCGGCCCGGGACGATCAACCGTCCCGTCCGCGACGGCGTCACAGGGCCCCGCGTCACCAAGGCCGTCTGTGCCGTCGACGTAGGCCTGGCGATCAATCCCCGGGGCCTCGAAGCCCAGATGATGGGCTGTCTGATGGACGGCATCGCCCAGACCCTGACCGCCGGCCTGCACGTACGTGACGGGTACTTCCTGGAGGCCAGCTGGGACAACTACTTCTACACCCGGCAGTGGAACACGCCACCCGAGCTCGACATCATCATCATGCCGGACACCGGCGGAAAGCCGGGTGGTGCGGGGGAGTTGGGCGTCGCCGCTTCCATGGCCGCGGTCGCCTGCGCCTACGGCCGGGCCACCGGCACGATGCCGACCACGTTCCCCATCAACCACGGCACGCTCTCCTTCGAGCCCAAACCGACGGTGCCGCCCGTCCCACAGTCCCCGACCGACGGTCTGGACCACGCCTACTGA
- the rsgA gene encoding ribosome small subunit-dependent GTPase A codes for MRAERGLCDVVAETGPVRAMALPSAGSGISDRLTPCTGDWVAVRPAGTATVVEVLERRTAVVRATSSRTSHAQVLAANVDTVAVAVSLADPLRHGRIERMLALAWDSGATPVVVLTKADRCVDTQRAAAEVAEVAPGVEVLVTSASTGEGLDVLTAVLAGTVVLLGPSGAGKSTLGNRLLGEDLLATGAVRDSDGKGRHTTAWRELLPLPHGGVLLDTPGLRGVGLHDADKGLDQTFAEITELATDCRFGNCAHTTEPGCAVLAAVDDGRLNERRLDSYHRLQRENTHAASRTDARLRAELERPRKQISRNIRALKQSPNFKA; via the coding sequence GTGCGGGCCGAGCGCGGTCTGTGCGACGTCGTCGCCGAGACCGGCCCCGTCCGCGCGATGGCCCTGCCCTCCGCAGGCTCAGGCATCAGTGACCGGCTGACGCCGTGTACCGGTGACTGGGTGGCCGTCCGGCCGGCCGGCACCGCCACCGTCGTGGAGGTGCTGGAGCGCCGGACCGCCGTGGTCCGCGCCACCTCCTCGCGCACCTCCCACGCCCAGGTACTGGCCGCGAACGTCGACACCGTGGCGGTTGCCGTCTCGCTCGCCGACCCGCTCAGGCACGGGCGGATCGAGCGGATGCTCGCCCTGGCCTGGGACAGCGGCGCCACACCCGTGGTGGTGCTCACCAAGGCCGACCGATGCGTGGACACCCAGCGGGCGGCGGCCGAGGTGGCCGAGGTCGCGCCGGGCGTGGAAGTGCTGGTCACCAGTGCCTCCACCGGCGAGGGCCTGGACGTCCTCACCGCCGTACTGGCGGGCACGGTCGTCCTTCTCGGGCCATCGGGCGCGGGCAAGTCCACCCTCGGCAACCGTCTGCTGGGCGAGGACCTCCTGGCCACCGGTGCCGTGCGCGACAGCGACGGCAAGGGCCGGCACACCACCGCCTGGCGGGAGCTGCTGCCACTGCCCCACGGCGGGGTCCTGCTGGACACGCCGGGCCTGCGCGGCGTCGGCCTGCACGACGCGGACAAGGGCCTCGACCAGACTTTCGCCGAGATCACCGAACTGGCGACGGACTGCCGCTTCGGCAACTGCGCCCACACCACTGAACCGGGCTGCGCCGTGCTGGCCGCCGTCGACGACGGCCGCCTCAACGAGCGGCGCCTCGACAGCTACCACCGGTTGCAGCGCGAGAACACCCATGCCGCCTCCCGCACCGACGCGCGGCTGCGCGCCGAGCTGGAACGGCCGAGGAAGCAGATCTCGCGCAACATTCGCGCCCTCAAGCAATCTCCGAACTTCAAGGCATGA